A genome region from Triticum aestivum cultivar Chinese Spring chromosome 2B, IWGSC CS RefSeq v2.1, whole genome shotgun sequence includes the following:
- the LOC123047677 gene encoding tau-cadinol synthase-like, whose protein sequence is MASGNAATPAFSYEPSPWIDFFAGYEPPPLQKSKQWMTLRAKKLKEDICMLFKSSNDTVVKMSLVDKLQHLGIDHLFEDQIDTAMWQILKSEFSNYNLYEVALRFRLLREHGYCVSPDVFNRFKSEDGSFINDITNEPRTLLCLYNASHLLFHGEPALEEAIAFARHHLESCSGSLKTPLAQQVQRALQIPMPRTNKRVEMLHYILEYEQEEHNPILLELAKLDFNLQQNVHLKELKAITRWWKHFLGYIELSFIRDRVVEGYTWASVLYYDTKFELTRSMITKMIVLITTLDDIYDNHATLEDSWKLHEAIQRWDKSAPFLLPEYLKKFYMEMLRTFENIEAEMLANTNYDIAHLKKAVQNNVTGYLQEAKWSHRNHKPSFVDQVKLTSLNIGVPTICVSMMAGMSDAMMKTALKWAASVPDVVISVGKISRFMNDIGAFERRKCKGDMASTVECYMNEYNVTSEVAITKTVALIEHEWKTLNQARFQNHLPALQQFISLAISTTFFYGNRNDIYTGHGMENRRCRLLLYPPDNFLLLHPTARWTTGRTVDHHHPRPAALLLSLTAPPTPHPPPTDMLLPLAIPPAPAMTSFFSGELAPPPCCHPYLPPSSTIDDGVAS, encoded by the exons ATGGCGTCCGGCAATGCTGCTACTCCTGCGTTCAGCTACGAGCCCTCACCATGGATCGACTTCTTTGCTGGATATGAGCCACCGCCGTTACAG AAATCCAAGCAGTGGATGACGCTTAGGGCAAAAAAACTGAAGGAAGACATATGTATGTTGTTTAAATCCAGCAATGACACAGTGGTAAAAATGTCCTTAGTGGATAAACTACAACATCTCGGAATCGATCACCTCTTTGAAGACCAGATTGACACCGCTATGTGGCAAATCCTGAAGAGTGAATTTAGTAACTACAACCTCTATGAAGTTGCCCTTCGGTTTCGCTTGCTGAGGGAACATGGATACTGTGTATCTCCAG ATGTTTTCAATCGATTCAAAAGTGAAGATGGAAGCTTCATTAATGATATAACAAATGAACCCAGGACACTATTATGTCTATACAATGCATCTCATCTTCTATTTCATGGTGAGCCAGCACTTGAAGAAGCCATAGCTTTTGCAAGGCATCATCTTGAGTCATGTAGTGGTAGTTTAAAGACCCCACTTGCTCAACAAGTCCAACGTGCCCTTCAGATACCAATGCCAAGGACAAATAAGAGGGTGGAAATGCTACATTATATCCTAGAGTACGAACAAGAGGAGCATAACCCAATCCTACTGGAGCTTGCCAAATTGGATTTCAACCTTCAGCAAAATGTCCACTTGAAGGAGCTCAAAGCTATTACCAG GTGGTGGAAGCATTTTTTAGGATATATCGAGCTAAGCTTTATCCGCGATCGTGTGGTGGAGGGTTATACATGGGCCTCTGTGTTGTACTATGACACAAAATTTGAGCTCACTCGAAGTATGATCACAAAGATGATTGTACTAATTACCACATTAGATGACATATATGATAACCATGCCACCCTAGAGGACAGTTGGAAGCTACATGAAGCAATACAAAG ATGGGATAAGAGCGCCCCTTTTCTCCTGCCGGAGTACTTGAAGAAGTTCTATATGGAGATGCTGAGGACATTTGAGAATATTGAGGCTGAAATGCTAGCCAATACGAACTACGATATAGCACACCTGAAAAAAGCG GTCCAAAATAACGTGACTGGTTACCTACAAGAAGCGAAATGGTCACACAGGAACCACAAGCCAAGCTTTGTAGATCAGGTCAAGTTGACTAGTCTGAACATTGGTGTGCCAACGATATGTGTGAGTATGATGGCTGGAATGAGTGATGCAATGATGAAGACAGCGCTCAAATGGGCTGCTAGTGTCCCGGATGTCGTCATATCAGTTGGGAAGATTTCCCGTTTCATGAATGATATCGGTGCATttgag CGTCGAAAATGCAAGGGGGATATGGCAAGCACTGTAGAGTGTTACATGAATGAGTACAACGTGACAAGTGAAGTGGCCATTACCAAAACTGTTGCCCTGATAGAACATGAATGGAAGACCCTGAACCAAGCTCGCTTTCAAAATCATCTCCCTGCATTGCAGCAGTTCATTAGCTTAGCGATTAGCACAACATTTTTTTATGGTAACAGAAATGATATATACACTGG CCATGGGATGGAAAACAGGCGGTGCAGATTACTTCTTTATCCTCCAGACAACTTTCTTCTTCTCCATCCAACCGCCAGATGGACCACCGGCCGAACCGTCGACCACCACCACCCGCGGCCAGCGGCGCTCCTGCTCAGCCTCACCGCCCCGCCCACCCCTCATCCTCCTCCCACCGACATGCTGCTGCCCCTTGCCATCCCTCCAGCCCCGGCAATGACCAGTTTTTTCTCCGGCGAACTTGCACCACCGCCGTGCTGCCACCCCTACCTCCCCCCTTCATCAACGATAGATGATGGGGTAGCCTCCTAG